In Pseudomonas poae, a single genomic region encodes these proteins:
- a CDS encoding LysE family translocator — translation MDLATLSLFLPACFALNMAPGPNNLLSVSNSTRYGYRTSCLAGIGRLLAFAGMIALASAGLAVVLQTSELLFYGIKILGAAYLFYLAYQLWRANPQAETETTAAKVGLWALARQEFLVAAGNPKAILIFTAFLPQFVVPGQPITPQFALLGAMFLVLEWIAISAYAYMGLHMRRWFAEPRGKRMFNRCCAGLLSAAATVLLMARRA, via the coding sequence ATGGACCTCGCCACCCTCTCCCTCTTCCTCCCCGCCTGCTTCGCCCTGAACATGGCGCCCGGCCCGAACAACCTGCTGTCGGTCAGCAACTCCACCCGCTACGGCTACCGCACCTCATGCCTGGCCGGTATCGGTCGCTTGCTGGCGTTTGCCGGGATGATCGCCCTCGCCTCTGCGGGGTTGGCGGTGGTACTGCAAACCTCGGAGTTGTTGTTCTACGGGATCAAGATCCTGGGGGCGGCGTATCTGTTTTACCTGGCGTATCAGCTGTGGCGAGCGAACCCGCAGGCGGAGACGGAAACCACCGCAGCCAAGGTGGGGTTGTGGGCGTTGGCGCGGCAGGAGTTTTTGGTGGCGGCGGGCAACCCGAAAGCCATCCTGATTTTCACCGCGTTCCTCCCGCAATTCGTGGTTCCAGGCCAGCCGATCACACCGCAATTTGCGTTGCTGGGCGCGATGTTCCTAGTGCTGGAGTGGATCGCCATCAGCGCCTACGCCTACATGGGCCTGCATATGCGTCGTTGGTTTGCCGAGCCGCGTGGCAAGCGGATGTTCAATCGTTGCTGCGCGGGGTTGTTGTCGGCGGCGGCAACGGTGTTGTTGATGGCGCGTAGGGCATAA
- a CDS encoding adenylate kinase, translated as MSIYITGASCAGVTTLGQNLATLLGVKHLDVDDFYWMPTNPPFTTKRPPDDRVTLIQQAFGDGDWLLTGSCMGWGDALITRADLIVFVATPTPVRLERLTARETQRFDDRIAPGGDMHEIHLAFREWASQYDDPSFSGRNRAWHEAWLARQTATILRIDGTNTAEQMAAEVIQALSQISR; from the coding sequence TTGAGCATTTACATCACCGGCGCCTCGTGTGCAGGCGTGACCACGCTGGGTCAAAACCTCGCGACGTTGCTCGGCGTAAAACACCTCGACGTCGATGATTTTTACTGGATGCCCACCAACCCGCCCTTCACCACCAAACGTCCTCCTGATGACCGGGTGACGCTGATCCAGCAAGCATTCGGTGACGGCGACTGGTTGCTGACCGGATCCTGCATGGGCTGGGGTGATGCGCTGATTACCCGTGCGGACCTGATTGTGTTCGTGGCCACGCCCACACCCGTTCGCCTTGAGCGGCTGACCGCACGAGAAACGCAACGCTTTGACGATCGCATCGCCCCCGGTGGCGACATGCATGAAATACACCTGGCCTTCAGGGAATGGGCCTCGCAGTATGACGACCCGAGTTTTTCTGGACGCAATCGGGCCTGGCACGAAGCGTGGCTGGCCAGACAAACCGCGACGATCTTGCGGATCGACGGGACGAACACTGCTGAGCAAATGGCAGCCGAGGTGATTCAGGCGTTATCGCAGATATCACGGTAG
- a CDS encoding pyridoxal-phosphate dependent enzyme, with amino-acid sequence MIGNTPLVRVSRFDTGPCALFLKLESQNPGGSIKDRIGLAMIDAAERDGRLRPGGTIIEATAGNTGLGLALVGRAKGYRVVLVVPDKMSTEKVLHLKAMGAEVHITRSDVGKGHPEYYQDVAARLAKDIPDSFFADQFNNPANPLAHETSTAPEIWAQTQHDVDAIVVGVGSAGTLTGLTRFFKRVQPELAMVLADPVGSVMAEYSRSGRLETPGSWAVEGIGEDFIPSIADLSSVRHAYSISDEESFDHARQLLRAEGILGGSSTGTLLAAALRYCREQTEPKRVVTFVCDTGTRYLSKVYNDQWMKDAGLLQYKHYGDLRDLIARRFEDGRVISVSPDDTLLTAFQRMRLADVSQLPVLVDGVDLVGVIDESDILLGLHHDAADFNMVVASAMTNTLHTLDPSASLAELQAELDRGLVAIIADASGFHGLITRVDLLNHLRRSLA; translated from the coding sequence CTGATCGGCAACACGCCACTGGTTCGGGTCAGCCGCTTCGACACCGGCCCCTGTGCGCTGTTTCTCAAACTTGAATCGCAAAACCCCGGCGGCTCGATCAAGGACCGCATCGGCCTGGCCATGATCGACGCCGCCGAACGCGACGGCCGCCTGCGACCGGGCGGCACCATCATCGAGGCCACTGCCGGCAATACCGGCCTGGGCCTGGCGCTGGTCGGCCGCGCCAAGGGCTACCGCGTGGTGCTGGTGGTGCCCGACAAAATGTCCACGGAAAAGGTGCTGCACCTCAAGGCCATGGGCGCCGAAGTACACATCACCCGCTCCGACGTCGGCAAGGGCCACCCCGAGTATTACCAGGACGTGGCGGCGCGCCTGGCCAAGGACATTCCGGATTCATTCTTCGCCGACCAGTTCAACAACCCGGCCAACCCCCTCGCCCACGAAACCAGCACCGCACCGGAAATCTGGGCGCAAACCCAGCATGACGTGGACGCGATTGTGGTGGGCGTAGGCTCCGCCGGCACCCTCACCGGCCTGACTCGCTTCTTCAAGCGCGTGCAACCCGAGTTGGCCATGGTGCTGGCTGACCCGGTGGGCTCGGTGATGGCCGAGTACAGCCGCAGCGGTCGCCTGGAAACGCCGGGGTCTTGGGCAGTGGAAGGCATCGGAGAAGACTTCATCCCCTCGATTGCCGACCTGTCCAGCGTGCGTCACGCCTATTCCATCAGCGATGAAGAAAGCTTCGACCATGCCCGCCAACTACTGCGCGCCGAGGGCATTCTAGGCGGCTCGTCCACCGGTACCTTGCTCGCCGCCGCGCTGCGCTATTGCCGCGAGCAAACGGAGCCCAAGCGCGTGGTCACCTTCGTGTGCGACACCGGCACGCGCTACCTGTCGAAGGTCTACAACGACCAGTGGATGAAAGACGCAGGCCTGCTGCAATACAAACACTACGGCGACCTGCGCGACCTGATCGCCCGTCGCTTTGAAGACGGCCGCGTGATCAGCGTAAGCCCCGACGATACGTTGCTCACTGCCTTCCAGCGCATGCGCCTGGCGGATGTGTCACAACTGCCGGTGCTGGTCGACGGTGTGGATCTGGTCGGCGTGATCGACGAATCCGACATCCTGCTGGGCCTGCACCACGACGCGGCGGATTTCAACATGGTTGTCGCCAGCGCCATGACCAACACCCTGCACACCCTGGACCCCAGCGCCAGCCTGGCGGAACTGCAGGCAGAACTGGATCGCGGCCTGGTCGCCATCATCGCCGACGCCTCCGGCTTCCATGGCCTGATCACCCGCGTCGACCTGCTCAACCACCTACGGAGATCCCTTGCATGA
- a CDS encoding NAD(P)-dependent alcohol dehydrogenase, with protein sequence MKAWLLKDFGLDNLQLGEVETPQPKAGELLVKVGAVSLNFRDKAIVDGIYEPHRVPKPLIPVSDAAGTVVAVGDNVTRFKVGDRVNSHLYSRWLDGEPGPNEPDYCFGSPLPGGLAEYMIIHEDSAVGAPDNMSDEEAATLPIAALTAWYSLVDFGQLQPGQTVLVQGTGGVSIFAVQIATALGAKVIATSSSDQNLQAVKALGAVAGINYKTTPKWADEALKLTEGRGVDLLLDVAGGSGINQSVAATKASGRIAQIGFLTGQTVELNLMPLIFRQTTIRGIAVAPRSSFDRMNRFLNEHKIRPVIDQVYPFEKAREAYEHLARGAFGKVVINVAQ encoded by the coding sequence ATGAAGGCGTGGTTATTAAAAGATTTCGGACTCGACAACCTGCAATTGGGAGAGGTCGAGACCCCGCAACCCAAGGCTGGCGAGCTGCTAGTCAAGGTCGGTGCGGTATCGCTCAACTTTCGCGACAAGGCGATCGTAGACGGTATTTATGAGCCACACCGGGTGCCCAAACCGCTTATCCCGGTGAGCGATGCCGCTGGCACGGTGGTAGCGGTGGGTGACAACGTCACGCGTTTCAAGGTCGGTGATCGCGTCAACTCACATCTTTACTCGCGTTGGCTGGATGGCGAGCCAGGGCCGAACGAACCCGATTACTGCTTCGGTTCGCCGTTGCCCGGCGGTTTGGCCGAATACATGATCATCCATGAAGACAGCGCCGTCGGTGCCCCCGACAACATGAGCGACGAAGAAGCGGCAACACTGCCGATTGCTGCGCTCACGGCCTGGTATTCGCTGGTGGACTTTGGACAACTCCAGCCGGGCCAGACCGTGTTGGTTCAAGGCACTGGCGGTGTGTCGATATTTGCCGTGCAGATCGCAACTGCGCTGGGCGCGAAGGTCATCGCAACCTCGAGCAGCGACCAGAATCTGCAAGCTGTGAAGGCGCTGGGGGCTGTGGCGGGGATCAATTACAAAACAACACCGAAATGGGCGGACGAGGCACTGAAGCTGACCGAAGGCAGGGGCGTGGATCTGCTACTCGACGTGGCCGGCGGCAGCGGCATCAATCAATCGGTCGCAGCAACCAAGGCGTCGGGACGTATCGCGCAGATCGGTTTTCTGACAGGGCAAACCGTTGAACTCAATCTGATGCCGCTCATTTTCCGCCAGACCACCATTCGCGGCATCGCCGTGGCGCCTCGCTCATCATTCGACCGAATGAACAGGTTCCTCAACGAGCACAAGATTCGTCCCGTGATCGATCAGGTATACCCGTTTGAGAAAGCACGAGAAGCTTACGAGCATCTCGCCAGGGGCGCATTTGGAAAGGTGGTGATCAACGTCGCCCAATAA
- a CDS encoding FecR family protein has translation MSTQAQPELPDNVLDQAIGWLVKLESSSSNPQFLEACLHWRQADALHEAAWQALQKSDATFQGLAALPDNVALDTLERLHSGRHTRRQTLKLLGMGLLASGVTGWSLRESTWVPWGADYATSVGERRQFLLSDGSRLQLNTASVVDVQFSVQRRLIALRHGEIFIDTGKDSATPGGRRSFWVSTRHAQLQAIGTAFAVRDEPLGTRLSVEDGVVAIHGKGEQVLVAAGEEYLIDTHGNHRVEVSSLNASAWTRGQLVAKRMRLGDLTAELARYRHGWLRCDPAVAQLEVSGVFQLDDIDRALSALSESLPVRVERFTPLWTRVVAR, from the coding sequence ATGAGCACTCAAGCGCAACCGGAATTGCCTGATAACGTACTGGACCAGGCCATCGGGTGGCTGGTGAAGCTGGAGTCCAGCAGTTCGAATCCTCAGTTCCTGGAGGCTTGCCTGCACTGGCGCCAAGCTGATGCGCTGCATGAGGCTGCGTGGCAAGCGCTGCAAAAAAGTGATGCCACTTTCCAAGGCTTGGCGGCACTGCCAGACAACGTGGCGCTGGACACCCTGGAGCGCCTGCACAGCGGGCGCCACACCCGACGCCAGACCCTCAAGTTGCTGGGCATGGGGTTGCTCGCCAGTGGCGTTACCGGCTGGTCGCTGCGTGAAAGCACGTGGGTGCCATGGGGGGCCGATTACGCCACGAGCGTGGGCGAGCGTCGTCAATTCCTGCTCAGTGATGGCTCCCGCCTGCAACTCAACACCGCCAGTGTGGTGGACGTCCAATTCAGCGTCCAACGTCGATTGATCGCCTTGCGGCACGGCGAGATCTTCATCGATACCGGTAAGGACAGCGCCACGCCAGGCGGACGCCGTAGTTTCTGGGTCAGCACCCGGCATGCGCAGTTACAGGCCATCGGCACCGCGTTTGCGGTGCGTGATGAACCGCTGGGCACTCGCCTAAGCGTCGAGGACGGCGTGGTTGCCATTCACGGGAAGGGCGAACAGGTCTTGGTCGCCGCCGGCGAGGAATACCTGATCGACACCCACGGTAACCACCGAGTCGAAGTCAGCAGCCTGAATGCCAGCGCCTGGACGCGCGGACAACTGGTGGCCAAGCGCATGCGCCTGGGCGACTTGACCGCAGAGCTGGCGCGGTATCGCCACGGTTGGCTGCGCTGCGACCCTGCCGTCGCTCAGTTGGAGGTGTCCGGCGTATTCCAATTGGATGACATCGATCGAGCATTGAGTGCCCTCAGCGAATCACTGCCAGTTCGCGTCGAACGGTTTACCCCGCTCTGGACCCGTGTCGTCGCCCGTTAA
- a CDS encoding sigma-70 family RNA polymerase sigma factor — MSSPSSPPAPHADIRALYIDHHTWLLGWLRKRLRHGDNAADLAHDTFVHILGKPQQLQELRQPRAWLSTVAHGLLVDRVRRQRVERAYLEAIAHLPEAEVPSPESQLILLETLARVDALLDGLRPKVRMAFLLSRLEGLSYKQIAVRLGVSLASVEKYMASAIRHCYLAQQ; from the coding sequence GTGTCGTCGCCATCCTCTCCTCCAGCCCCTCACGCTGATATCCGTGCACTGTATATCGATCATCACACCTGGCTGCTGGGCTGGCTGCGCAAACGCCTGCGCCATGGCGATAACGCGGCCGACCTGGCCCATGACACGTTCGTGCATATCCTCGGCAAGCCGCAGCAGTTACAGGAGTTGCGCCAGCCACGTGCCTGGTTGAGTACTGTGGCGCATGGGTTATTGGTCGATCGTGTTCGTCGGCAACGGGTTGAGCGGGCTTATCTGGAGGCGATTGCACACCTGCCGGAGGCTGAGGTGCCGTCGCCAGAGTCGCAGTTGATTTTGTTGGAGACACTGGCTCGGGTGGATGCATTGCTCGACGGCCTGCGCCCCAAGGTGCGCATGGCCTTTCTGCTGTCACGCCTGGAAGGCCTGAGCTACAAGCAGATTGCGGTGCGCTTGGGCGTCAGTCTCGCCTCCGTGGAGAAGTACATGGCCAGCGCCATTCGCCATTGCTACCTGGCCCAACAATGA
- a CDS encoding arsenate reductase ArsC produces MRVLFMCTANSCRSILSEAVFNHLAPQGIEAISSGSFPKGQVLPRSLSTLQQAGISVDGLYSKGNDAFEGNPPDIVITVCDKAAGESCPVYFGPALKAHWGLEDPSDVTGDEAAIDAAFNTTLARIEKRCQAFLALSLGTISRDALKTELERIATL; encoded by the coding sequence ATGCGAGTCCTGTTCATGTGCACGGCCAACAGTTGCCGCAGCATCCTTTCAGAAGCGGTCTTCAATCACTTGGCGCCGCAGGGCATCGAGGCGATCAGTTCCGGGAGTTTCCCCAAAGGCCAGGTGTTGCCACGCAGCTTGTCGACGTTGCAGCAGGCCGGTATCTCTGTCGATGGCTTGTACAGCAAAGGCAACGACGCATTCGAAGGCAACCCGCCAGACATCGTGATCACCGTGTGTGACAAGGCGGCTGGCGAAAGCTGTCCAGTGTATTTCGGCCCGGCGCTGAAAGCCCATTGGGGGTTGGAAGACCCCTCGGATGTGACGGGAGACGAGGCGGCGATCGACGCAGCGTTCAATACCACATTGGCGCGCATTGAAAAACGCTGCCAAGCCTTCCTCGCCCTGTCCCTCGGCACCATCAGCCGTGATGCGCTCAAAACCGAGCTTGAACGAATTGCCACGCTCTGA
- a CDS encoding ester cyclase, producing the protein MTRDELATLYQGYIACLNRQDWEHLGHFVHPDVTYNGARVGLAGYRAMLERDFREIPDLVFRIHLLVADPPTVASRLTFKVTPRGEFFGLPINGRRVTFDENVFYECVDGRFAHVWSVIDKAAIEQQLVD; encoded by the coding sequence ATGACCCGAGACGAACTGGCCACCCTTTACCAAGGCTATATCGCCTGCCTGAACCGCCAGGACTGGGAGCACCTGGGCCACTTCGTCCACCCGGACGTCACCTACAACGGCGCCCGGGTGGGCCTCGCCGGCTACCGCGCGATGCTGGAGCGCGACTTCCGTGAAATCCCCGATTTAGTGTTCCGCATCCACCTGCTGGTCGCCGATCCACCCACTGTTGCCAGTCGCCTGACCTTCAAAGTCACGCCACGGGGCGAATTTTTCGGGCTGCCGATCAATGGCCGCAGGGTCACGTTTGACGAGAACGTGTTCTACGAATGCGTCGACGGCAGATTCGCCCACGTGTGGTCGGTGATCGACAAGGCAGCCATCGAACAGCAACTGGTTGACTAG
- a CDS encoding ArsR family transcriptional regulator: MDIRIFTFPNVRSFHDHAPEVFKSLADETRTRATLLIADQGELCVCELMCALDDSQPKISRHLAQLRSSGLLLDRRQGQWVYYRLNPDLPKWVHEILQVTSKANTDWLKQNAARLRCMNGRPVREADCA, from the coding sequence ATGGATATCCGTATATTCACATTTCCAAATGTAAGGAGCTTTCATGATCACGCCCCTGAGGTCTTCAAAAGCCTGGCCGACGAAACCCGTACCCGCGCCACCCTGCTGATTGCTGATCAGGGCGAGCTGTGTGTCTGCGAGTTGATGTGTGCCCTGGACGACAGCCAGCCAAAGATCAGCCGCCATTTGGCGCAACTGCGCAGCAGTGGCTTGCTGCTCGACCGCCGCCAGGGCCAGTGGGTGTATTACCGCCTTAACCCGGACCTACCGAAGTGGGTTCACGAAATCCTGCAGGTGACCTCGAAAGCCAACACCGATTGGCTCAAGCAAAACGCTGCTCGCCTGCGGTGTATGAACGGCCGGCCTGTGCGGGAAGCCGACTGCGCCTGA
- a CDS encoding VOC family protein, with product MNHKTTLCLWYNGTALEAATFYAMTFPDSQVNAVHLAPSDYPSGKQGDVLTVEFSVLGIPCLGLNGGPMFAHTEAFSFQVHTDDQTETDRYWNAIVGNGGQESACGWCKDKWGLSWQITPRVLTDAVTHPDPATAKRAFEAMMNMTKIDIAAIKAAVAGH from the coding sequence ATGAACCACAAGACCACCCTCTGCCTCTGGTACAACGGCACCGCCCTGGAGGCCGCTACCTTCTACGCCATGACCTTCCCTGACAGCCAGGTGAACGCCGTGCACCTGGCTCCGAGTGACTACCCGTCGGGCAAACAAGGCGATGTATTGACCGTGGAGTTCAGCGTGCTGGGCATCCCATGCCTGGGTTTGAATGGCGGCCCGATGTTCGCGCACACCGAGGCGTTTTCTTTTCAGGTGCACACCGACGACCAGACAGAAACCGACCGCTACTGGAACGCCATCGTCGGCAACGGCGGCCAGGAAAGTGCCTGCGGCTGGTGCAAGGACAAGTGGGGACTGTCGTGGCAAATTACGCCACGGGTGTTGACCGACGCAGTGACCCACCCCGATCCGGCCACGGCCAAGCGGGCGTTCGAGGCGATGATGAACATGACCAAAATCGACATTGCAGCCATTAAGGCAGCAGTCGCAGGGCACTGA
- the dapA gene encoding 4-hydroxy-tetrahydrodipicolinate synthase, which yields MSAFQGIWVPVVTPFHDGAIDFIGLHRLVSHLLEKHVAGIMVCTTTGEAASLSRQEQLAVLDAVLQWVPAHRVVMGLAGNNQIELLQFQREVLQRPVAGLLVPAPSYIRPSQAGLEAFFRTVADASSAPIILYDIPYRTGATFEQATLLNIVAHERIVAIKDCGGNLGNTLALLASGKVDVLCGEDIQIFNALTLGASGAIAASAHVRTEQFVTLWQQVRDNRLAEARSTFFQLLPLINLMFIEPNPAPVKAALALQGLISNELRAPMQVASATVIARLQGLGNLAR from the coding sequence ATGTCAGCGTTTCAAGGTATCTGGGTTCCCGTGGTCACACCGTTCCATGACGGTGCTATCGACTTTATCGGCCTGCACCGTCTGGTCAGCCACCTGCTGGAAAAACACGTGGCGGGGATCATGGTGTGCACCACCACCGGAGAAGCAGCGTCGCTGAGTCGCCAGGAACAACTGGCGGTGCTGGACGCCGTGTTGCAATGGGTGCCGGCACATCGCGTGGTGATGGGGTTGGCGGGCAACAACCAGATTGAGTTGCTGCAGTTTCAACGTGAAGTCCTGCAGCGCCCGGTCGCCGGATTACTGGTGCCAGCACCGAGTTATATCCGCCCGTCCCAGGCCGGCCTTGAAGCGTTCTTCCGCACCGTGGCCGATGCCTCCAGTGCACCGATCATTCTGTACGACATTCCCTACCGCACCGGCGCAACCTTCGAACAGGCCACCTTGCTGAACATCGTTGCCCATGAGCGGATCGTGGCGATCAAGGATTGCGGCGGCAACCTCGGCAATACCTTGGCGCTGCTGGCCAGTGGCAAAGTGGATGTGCTGTGTGGCGAGGACATCCAGATCTTCAACGCACTGACGCTAGGCGCCAGCGGTGCTATTGCGGCTTCCGCCCATGTGCGTACCGAACAGTTTGTGACGCTGTGGCAGCAAGTGCGCGACAACAGACTGGCCGAAGCGCGCTCGACGTTTTTCCAGTTGCTGCCATTGATCAACCTGATGTTCATCGAGCCCAACCCAGCCCCAGTGAAGGCCGCCCTGGCCCTGCAGGGTTTGATCAGCAACGAGTTGCGGGCACCGATGCAAGTAGCGAGCGCTACGGTCATCGCCCGCTTGCAGGGCCTCGGCAATCTTGCAAGGTAA
- a CDS encoding TonB-dependent siderophore receptor has protein sequence MPLASFAVQAAQSDSRHYDLAAGPLEESLNGFAQIAGISLPFDPAVVQGKRAPALRGDYGVHDGLNRLLADSGLSVIRTASGNYLLVPRTGDGSALELGATNISGADLGATTENSDSYTTGAMQTATKLPLSLRETPQSVTVITRQRMDDQAMRSLDDVVQATPGLRLAAARPANSEFFARGFPITNIMFDGLPTTYNADWVATADLAPYDRVEVVRGATGMMQGAGNPSAAINMVRKRPTKEFQASITGSAGSWDNYRSELDVSGPVNDSGSVRGRFVGAYHDKDSYQDYAGRERGVFYGVTEFDLTDSTTLTVGASDQNDNNNINWGGLPVNPNGSHMGFNRSKSFGYSWSHQDIDNKTVFAELDQRFDNDWRLHLGASKNWSDFKLTGAVLERNNDATYRQRVFNQTRNYDQSTYDFFASGPFSLLGRQHELVVGASKRQLKTEAVGGTTFLNNIDINHFDPKTPKPTVPDIYTIDDNVDQEGLYVTTRWNLADPLKVILGARLDWYDATSNYDQINDQYYTSGKTKEVRHVTQYAGVIYDLDDNHSVYASYTDIFQPQTEKNGDGAGIKPITGENYEVGIKGEYFGGALNASAALFQIDQLNRAAEVADASTCRVIPVGAYGCYEAAGKVRSQGIEFEINGALTPNWQLGAGYTFAQAKYEKDADKRKEGTLFDTDVPRHMFKANTTYHLQGDLNKLRIGANVYSQSGTYNKGSNVFGNFHIEQKAYAVVGLMAGYQVNKHLDTQLNINNVFDKKYYQGIASNSTWSPYDVYGDPRNISVTAKYAF, from the coding sequence CTGCCGCTGGCCAGTTTTGCCGTACAAGCAGCGCAGAGCGACAGCCGCCACTACGACCTCGCCGCCGGGCCACTGGAAGAATCGCTGAACGGTTTCGCTCAGATTGCCGGTATCTCCCTGCCTTTTGATCCTGCCGTGGTGCAGGGCAAACGCGCACCGGCGTTGCGCGGCGACTATGGCGTGCACGACGGCCTCAACCGCCTGCTGGCCGACAGTGGCCTGAGCGTTATCCGCACCGCCAGCGGCAACTATCTGTTGGTACCGCGCACCGGTGACGGCAGTGCGCTGGAGTTGGGCGCCACTAACATCAGCGGCGCAGACCTTGGCGCAACCACCGAAAACAGCGATTCCTACACCACGGGCGCGATGCAGACCGCAACCAAACTGCCGTTGTCCCTGCGTGAAACGCCGCAATCGGTGACCGTGATTACCCGCCAGCGCATGGACGACCAGGCCATGCGCAGCCTTGACGACGTGGTCCAGGCCACACCAGGGCTGCGTCTGGCGGCCGCACGTCCCGCCAACAGCGAGTTCTTCGCCCGTGGGTTTCCTATCACCAACATCATGTTCGACGGCCTGCCCACCACTTACAACGCCGACTGGGTCGCTACCGCCGACCTGGCCCCCTACGACCGTGTGGAGGTGGTTCGCGGCGCCACCGGCATGATGCAGGGCGCCGGCAACCCATCGGCGGCCATCAACATGGTGCGCAAGCGTCCCACCAAAGAATTCCAGGCCAGCATCACCGGCAGCGCCGGCAGTTGGGACAACTACCGCAGCGAGCTGGATGTGTCCGGCCCGGTCAATGACAGTGGCAGCGTGCGTGGCCGTTTTGTCGGGGCCTATCACGACAAGGACAGCTATCAGGATTACGCCGGGCGTGAACGGGGCGTATTCTACGGCGTTACCGAGTTCGACCTGACCGACAGCACCACCCTGACCGTGGGCGCATCCGATCAAAACGACAATAACAACATCAACTGGGGCGGCTTGCCGGTAAACCCCAACGGTAGCCACATGGGCTTTAACCGTTCCAAGTCGTTCGGCTACAGCTGGTCGCACCAGGACATCGACAACAAGACAGTGTTCGCCGAACTCGACCAGCGCTTCGACAACGACTGGCGCCTGCACCTGGGCGCGTCGAAAAACTGGTCCGACTTCAAGTTGACCGGCGCCGTTCTGGAACGCAACAACGACGCGACCTATCGCCAGCGGGTATTCAACCAAACGCGTAATTACGACCAGTCCACCTATGATTTCTTCGCCAGCGGTCCGTTCTCACTGCTCGGGCGCCAGCATGAATTGGTGGTGGGTGCCAGCAAGCGTCAACTCAAGACAGAAGCGGTAGGTGGCACCACCTTCCTCAATAATATCGACATCAATCACTTCGACCCGAAAACACCCAAGCCGACAGTTCCGGACATCTACACCATCGATGACAACGTCGATCAGGAGGGCCTGTACGTCACCACCCGCTGGAACCTTGCCGACCCACTGAAAGTCATTCTCGGCGCGCGCCTGGACTGGTACGACGCGACGTCAAACTATGACCAGATCAACGACCAGTACTACACCTCGGGCAAGACCAAGGAAGTGCGCCACGTCACCCAGTACGCCGGGGTGATTTATGACCTGGACGACAACCACTCGGTCTATGCCAGCTACACCGATATCTTCCAGCCCCAAACCGAGAAAAATGGCGACGGTGCCGGGATCAAGCCCATCACCGGCGAAAACTACGAAGTGGGCATCAAGGGTGAGTACTTTGGCGGCGCGTTGAATGCCAGCGCTGCGTTGTTCCAGATCGACCAACTGAACCGGGCGGCAGAAGTGGCAGACGCCAGCACCTGCCGGGTCATCCCCGTCGGTGCCTATGGCTGCTACGAGGCTGCCGGCAAGGTTCGCAGCCAGGGGATCGAGTTTGAGATCAACGGGGCACTCACGCCAAACTGGCAGCTCGGCGCCGGCTACACATTCGCCCAGGCCAAATACGAAAAGGATGCCGACAAGCGCAAGGAAGGCACGCTGTTCGACACCGACGTGCCTCGCCATATGTTCAAGGCCAATACCACCTACCACCTTCAAGGCGACCTGAACAAACTGCGTATCGGTGCGAACGTCTACAGCCAGAGCGGCACCTACAACAAAGGCAGCAACGTGTTTGGCAACTTCCATATCGAACAAAAGGCCTATGCGGTGGTTGGGTTGATGGCCGGCTATCAGGTCAACAAACACCTCGACACCCAGCTGAACATCAACAACGTTTTCGACAAGAAGTACTACCAGGGCATCGCCAGCAACTCGACGTGGAGCCCTTATGACGTCTACGGTGACCCGCGCAATATCAGTGTGACGGCGAAGTACGCCTTCTGA